A stretch of Shinella zoogloeoides DNA encodes these proteins:
- a CDS encoding F0F1 ATP synthase subunit epsilon, translated as MADSFNFELVSPERLLVSGSVSEVVIPATEGEMTVMANHAPTMTTIKPGIVTVKTADGKKDRYVVFGGFADIIPTGCTLLAESAVHVDEFNSDDITRRIDVARKELEHVKSDDQKFGIETYLAELTTLQGIVMPV; from the coding sequence ATGGCCGACAGTTTCAACTTTGAACTCGTTTCCCCCGAGCGCCTGCTGGTTTCCGGTAGCGTCAGCGAAGTCGTCATCCCGGCGACCGAGGGTGAGATGACCGTCATGGCCAACCATGCGCCGACCATGACGACGATCAAGCCGGGCATTGTCACCGTGAAGACGGCCGACGGCAAGAAGGACCGCTATGTGGTCTTCGGCGGCTTTGCCGACATCATCCCGACCGGCTGCACGCTGCTGGCCGAATCGGCCGTCCATGTCGACGAATTCAACAGCGACGACATCACGCGCCGCATCGATGTTGCCCGCAAGGAACTCGAGCATGTGAAGTCCGACGACCAGAAGTTCGGCATCGAGACCTATCTCGCCGAACTGACGACGCTGCAGGGCATCGTCATGCCGGTCTGA
- the grxC gene encoding glutaredoxin 3: protein MASVVIYTRQFCGYCSAAKKLLETKGVAYQEHDATHAPELRQEMIERAGRNTFPQIFIDGRHVGGCDDLHALDRAGELDALLAA from the coding sequence ATGGCTTCGGTCGTCATCTACACGCGTCAGTTCTGCGGCTATTGCAGCGCCGCCAAGAAACTCCTCGAAACGAAGGGCGTCGCCTATCAGGAGCACGACGCCACCCACGCGCCCGAACTGCGGCAGGAGATGATCGAGCGCGCCGGCCGCAACACCTTCCCGCAGATCTTCATCGATGGCCGCCATGTCGGCGGCTGCGACGACCTGCATGCGCTGGACCGCGCCGGCGAACTCGACGCGCTTCTGGCCGCCTGA
- a CDS encoding methyltransferase domain-containing protein has protein sequence METLFDHALIDTNRLRALRGEPADFLLDLVARELAERLGVIERRFEHAVELHGHTGAVARALAETGKVDAILRVESDARFAAPGEAVIVSPLETVPLEPQSVNLIVSPLALHLTNDTPGVFVQIRRALKPDGLFMAAIPGSGTLQELREVLLAAESELTGGASPRVIPFPDVRDVGALLQRGGFALPVTDKETYTVRYDSIFPLMKDLRAMGMANPLAGRSRRPLARAILLRAAELYAERFCDPDGRIRATFSIIYVSGWAPHESQQKPLKPGSAAMRLADALKQTGGQE, from the coding sequence ATGGAAACGCTTTTCGACCACGCCCTGATCGACACGAACCGCCTGCGGGCGCTGCGCGGCGAGCCGGCCGATTTCCTGCTCGACCTGGTGGCGCGCGAGCTTGCCGAACGGCTCGGCGTCATCGAGCGCCGCTTCGAGCACGCGGTCGAGCTGCACGGCCATACCGGCGCGGTGGCGCGCGCCCTTGCCGAAACCGGCAAGGTGGACGCCATCCTGCGCGTGGAGAGCGACGCGCGCTTTGCAGCGCCCGGCGAGGCGGTGATCGTCTCGCCGCTCGAGACCGTGCCGCTGGAGCCGCAATCGGTCAACCTGATCGTCTCGCCGCTCGCCCTGCATCTCACCAACGATACGCCGGGGGTCTTCGTGCAGATCCGCCGTGCGCTGAAGCCGGACGGGCTGTTCATGGCGGCCATTCCCGGCAGCGGCACGCTGCAGGAATTGCGCGAGGTCCTGCTGGCGGCGGAAAGCGAATTGACGGGCGGGGCCAGCCCCCGGGTGATCCCCTTCCCGGATGTGCGCGACGTGGGTGCGCTGCTCCAGCGCGGCGGCTTCGCGCTGCCGGTGACGGACAAGGAGACCTATACGGTCCGCTACGATTCGATCTTCCCGCTGATGAAGGACCTGCGCGCCATGGGCATGGCCAATCCGCTTGCCGGCCGCAGCCGCCGGCCGCTGGCGCGCGCGATCCTGCTCAGGGCGGCGGAGCTTTATGCCGAACGCTTCTGCGATCCGGACGGGCGCATCCGGGCGACCTTTTCGATCATCTATGTATCGGGCTGGGCGCCGCACGAAAGCCAGCAGAAGCCGCTGAAGCCCGGTTCGGCGGCGATGCGGCTTGCCGATGCGCTCAAGCAGACAGGTGGGCAAGAGTGA
- a CDS encoding carbon-nitrogen hydrolase family protein, translated as MPVTIAAIQMCSGTDPVRNVETMRRLVREAAARGAVYVQTPEMTGALQRDRTGLRAILRQEEDDLVVAAAAQLAAELGIHVHVGSTAIALADGKVANRGLLFGPDGARICAYDKIHMFDVDLDNGESWRESAVYSPGAVARMADLPFARLGFAICYDVRFPELFKTQAQAGAQIISVPAAFTRQTGEAHWEILLRARAIENGVYIVAAAQGGVHEDGRETFGHSMIVDPWGRVLASAGGTGEAVVLAEIDIAAVKAAHDKIPNLRNGRAFTLEAPGDHPVKGGVAA; from the coding sequence ATGCCCGTCACGATCGCCGCCATCCAGATGTGCTCCGGGACGGACCCCGTCCGCAACGTGGAGACGATGCGCCGGCTCGTGCGCGAGGCGGCCGCTAGGGGCGCGGTCTATGTCCAGACACCGGAAATGACCGGGGCCCTCCAGCGCGACCGCACGGGCCTGCGCGCCATCCTGCGGCAAGAGGAGGACGACCTCGTGGTGGCGGCGGCCGCGCAGCTTGCCGCCGAGCTTGGCATCCATGTCCATGTCGGCTCCACGGCCATCGCGCTTGCCGACGGCAAGGTCGCCAACCGCGGCCTCCTCTTCGGCCCGGACGGTGCACGCATCTGCGCCTACGACAAGATTCACATGTTCGACGTCGACCTCGACAATGGCGAGAGCTGGCGCGAAAGCGCGGTCTATTCGCCGGGCGCGGTGGCGCGCATGGCGGACCTGCCCTTCGCACGGCTCGGCTTTGCCATCTGCTACGACGTGCGCTTCCCGGAACTCTTCAAGACGCAAGCTCAGGCGGGCGCGCAGATCATCTCCGTGCCCGCCGCCTTCACCCGCCAGACGGGCGAAGCCCATTGGGAAATCCTGCTGCGCGCCCGCGCCATCGAGAACGGCGTCTATATCGTCGCCGCCGCGCAAGGGGGCGTGCATGAGGACGGCCGCGAGACCTTCGGCCATTCCATGATCGTCGACCCCTGGGGCCGCGTGCTCGCCTCTGCGGGCGGAACGGGCGAGGCGGTCGTGCTTGCGGAAATCGACATCGCCGCCGTCAAGGCGGCGCATGACAAGATCCCGAACCTGCGCAACGGACGCGCCTTCACGCTCGAAGCCCCGGGCGATCATCCCGTCAAGGGAGGCGTTGCCGCTTGA
- the ubiG gene encoding bifunctional 2-polyprenyl-6-hydroxyphenol methylase/3-demethylubiquinol 3-O-methyltransferase UbiG, protein MSEAARTTIDQAEVDRFSAMAAEWWDPTGKFRPLHKFNPVRLTYIRDLVSAQFGRDPQSHRPLEGLRILDIGCGGGLLSEPMARMGAEVLGADASEKNIGIAKAHAAGSGVPVDYRAVTAEALAEGGETFDVVLNMEVVEHVSDVDFFLTTCASMVRPGGMMFVATINRTLKAAALAIFAAENVLRWLPRGTHQYEKLVRPEEIEKPLTASGLTMTDRTGVFFNPLLNQWNLSKDMDVNYMLVARRASA, encoded by the coding sequence ATGAGCGAAGCAGCCCGCACGACGATCGACCAGGCCGAGGTCGACCGCTTTTCGGCGATGGCGGCCGAGTGGTGGGATCCGACGGGAAAATTCCGCCCGCTGCACAAGTTCAACCCCGTTCGTCTCACCTATATCCGCGACCTCGTTTCCGCCCAGTTCGGCCGCGACCCGCAGTCCCATCGCCCGCTGGAGGGCCTGCGCATCCTCGATATCGGCTGCGGCGGGGGGCTTCTGTCCGAGCCGATGGCGCGCATGGGGGCGGAAGTGCTCGGCGCGGACGCCTCTGAAAAGAATATCGGCATCGCGAAAGCCCATGCGGCGGGCAGCGGCGTGCCGGTCGACTACCGCGCCGTGACGGCCGAGGCTCTTGCGGAAGGCGGCGAGACCTTCGACGTCGTGCTCAATATGGAAGTGGTCGAGCATGTCTCCGACGTCGATTTCTTCCTGACCACCTGCGCCTCCATGGTGCGCCCCGGCGGCATGATGTTCGTCGCCACGATCAACCGCACGCTCAAGGCGGCGGCGCTCGCCATTTTCGCGGCCGAGAACGTGCTGCGCTGGCTGCCGCGCGGCACGCATCAATATGAAAAGCTGGTGCGGCCGGAAGAGATCGAAAAGCCGCTCACGGCCTCGGGCCTGACGATGACGGATCGCACGGGCGTCTTCTTCAATCCGCTGCTCAATCAGTGGAACCTGTCGAAGGACATGGACGTGAACTACATGCTGGTGGCGCGGCGCGCCTCCGCGTGA
- a CDS encoding DUF1178 family protein: MIRYELTCDNGHAFEGWFGSADDFDRQQKMALVSCPTCGSAHVAKRLMAPSVSTARKKQQRQDLAVQTGQREMMTKLREIVSTIRANSEDVGERFPEEARKIHYGETEQRGLIGRATAEEVRDLLEEGVEVAALPVLPDDTN; the protein is encoded by the coding sequence TTGATCCGCTATGAACTTACCTGCGACAACGGGCACGCTTTCGAGGGCTGGTTCGGCTCGGCGGACGATTTCGACCGCCAGCAGAAGATGGCCCTCGTCTCCTGCCCCACCTGCGGCTCGGCCCATGTCGCCAAGCGCCTGATGGCCCCTTCCGTCTCCACCGCGCGCAAGAAGCAGCAGCGGCAGGATCTCGCCGTGCAGACCGGCCAGCGCGAGATGATGACGAAGCTTCGCGAGATCGTCTCGACCATCCGCGCCAATTCCGAGGATGTCGGCGAGCGCTTTCCCGAGGAAGCCCGCAAGATCCACTACGGCGAAACCGAGCAGCGCGGCCTCATCGGCCGGGCGACGGCGGAAGAAGTGCGCGATCTCCTGGAAGAAGGCGTCGAGGTCGCCGCCCTGCCCGTGCTACCCGACGATACGAACTGA
- a CDS encoding ComF family protein, translating to MSENGADEAPAVPLRQALARRLRGLAGLALDTVYPPVCAGCGVLLGSKASLCPACWAGLAFIERPYCEVLGTPFSHDLGPGILSADAIASPPPFDRLRSVALYDDLARSLVHALKYRDRTELAPMMAAWMLRAGDGSVQAADVVVPVPLHRLRLLWRKFNQAAELARALGALSGTPVLIDAVRRTKRTRRQIGLGPRAREDNVRGAFTITPAGREALFGRRVVLVDDVYTTGATVAAVTRILKRAGVADVTVLTFARALPGPI from the coding sequence ATGAGCGAAAACGGGGCCGATGAAGCGCCGGCAGTCCCGCTCCGGCAGGCCCTCGCCCGCCGGCTGCGCGGCCTTGCGGGCCTTGCGCTCGACACCGTCTACCCACCCGTCTGCGCCGGTTGCGGCGTGCTTCTCGGCAGCAAGGCAAGCCTTTGCCCGGCTTGCTGGGCCGGGCTCGCCTTCATCGAACGGCCCTATTGCGAGGTGCTCGGCACGCCTTTCTCGCACGATCTCGGCCCCGGCATCCTCAGCGCCGACGCCATAGCCAGCCCGCCGCCCTTCGACCGGCTGCGCTCCGTCGCGCTCTATGACGACCTCGCCCGCAGTCTGGTCCATGCGCTGAAATATCGCGACCGTACCGAACTTGCGCCGATGATGGCGGCCTGGATGCTGCGCGCCGGCGACGGCAGCGTTCAGGCGGCCGATGTCGTGGTGCCCGTGCCCCTGCACCGCCTGCGCCTCCTCTGGCGCAAGTTCAATCAGGCCGCCGAACTGGCGCGGGCCCTCGGCGCGCTTTCCGGCACGCCCGTCCTGATCGACGCCGTGCGCCGCACGAAGCGCACCCGCCGCCAGATCGGCCTTGGCCCGCGCGCCCGCGAGGACAATGTGCGCGGCGCCTTCACGATTACCCCCGCAGGTCGCGAGGCTCTTTTCGGCCGCCGCGTCGTGCTTGTCGACGATGTCTACACGACCGGCGCGACGGTTGCCGCCGTCACCCGCATCCTCAAACGGGCCGGCGTTGCGGACGTCACCGTTTTGACCTTTGCAAGGGCGCTGCCCGGACCTATATAA
- a CDS encoding mannose-1-phosphate guanylyltransferase/mannose-6-phosphate isomerase produces MSTKIVPVIMAGGKGTRLWPLSRASAPKQFLEFLGETTLFQKTLSRVSDAALYEPPVIVTNADFRFLVAEQARAAGVPLTSILLEPVARNTAPALAAAAAVIAAKHGEEAIMQVLASDHEIDANAVYFDCIAKAAAAARAGRLVTFGITPSEPATGYGYIETGEDLGNGAHAVRRFVEKPDADRATAMLAAGGYLWNSGMFMLPVGLFLRELQQYAPEVLAAASEAVSKAHHDLDFERLDETAFARAPDISVDYAIFEKTPIAAVVLSPISWSDLGSWDSVWKTGRQDEAGNVADGSTTVLDTRNSLVISRDIHVAVQGLENIAVIASEDAVYVGRLEDSQNVGKLVKHLAGLPKTAKLTETHPTSYRPWGGYTSVLNGERFQVKRLFVTPGKRLSLQKHHHRSEHWIVVRGTAEVTIGDRTIPLRENESVYIPQGEVHRLSNPGKILLELIEVQTGSYLGEDDIIRIEDEFGRG; encoded by the coding sequence ATGAGCACCAAGATCGTACCCGTCATCATGGCCGGCGGTAAGGGCACGCGCCTCTGGCCGCTGTCGCGCGCTTCCGCCCCCAAGCAGTTCCTCGAGTTCCTCGGCGAGACGACGCTCTTCCAGAAGACGCTGTCGCGCGTTTCCGACGCGGCGCTGTACGAGCCGCCCGTCATCGTCACCAATGCCGATTTCCGCTTCCTCGTCGCCGAGCAGGCGCGGGCGGCCGGCGTGCCGCTCACCTCGATCCTGCTGGAGCCGGTCGCGCGTAACACCGCACCCGCCCTTGCCGCCGCTGCCGCCGTGATCGCGGCCAAGCACGGCGAGGAGGCGATCATGCAGGTGCTGGCCTCCGACCACGAGATCGACGCCAATGCCGTCTATTTCGACTGCATCGCCAAGGCTGCCGCTGCCGCCCGCGCCGGCCGCCTCGTCACCTTCGGCATCACGCCCAGCGAGCCGGCCACGGGCTACGGCTATATCGAAACCGGCGAGGACCTCGGCAACGGCGCCCATGCCGTGCGCCGCTTCGTCGAGAAGCCGGATGCAGACCGTGCGACGGCCATGCTTGCGGCCGGCGGCTATCTCTGGAATTCCGGCATGTTCATGCTGCCGGTCGGCCTTTTCCTGCGCGAGCTTCAGCAATATGCGCCGGAGGTGCTGGCCGCGGCGAGCGAAGCGGTTTCCAAGGCGCATCACGACCTCGATTTCGAACGCCTCGACGAGACGGCCTTTGCCCGCGCGCCGGATATCTCCGTCGACTATGCGATCTTCGAGAAGACGCCGATCGCCGCCGTCGTGCTCTCGCCGATTTCCTGGTCGGACCTCGGTAGCTGGGATTCGGTCTGGAAAACGGGCCGGCAGGACGAGGCCGGCAACGTCGCCGACGGCAGCACGACGGTGCTCGACACGCGTAACTCGCTGGTCATCTCGCGCGATATCCATGTCGCCGTGCAGGGGCTGGAGAATATTGCGGTCATCGCCAGCGAGGATGCGGTCTATGTCGGGCGGCTGGAGGACAGCCAGAATGTCGGCAAGCTGGTGAAGCATCTTGCGGGCCTGCCGAAGACGGCGAAGCTGACCGAGACGCATCCGACGTCCTATCGCCCCTGGGGCGGTTATACCTCGGTGCTGAACGGCGAGCGCTTCCAGGTCAAGCGGCTGTTCGTGACGCCCGGCAAGCGGCTGTCGCTGCAAAAGCACCACCACCGTTCGGAGCACTGGATCGTCGTGCGCGGCACGGCGGAGGTGACCATCGGCGACCGCACGATCCCGCTGCGCGAGAACGAATCCGTCTATATTCCGCAGGGCGAGGTTCACCGGCTCTCCAATCCGGGCAAGATCCTGCTCGAGCTGATCGAGGTGCAGACCGGCTCCTATCTCGGCGAAGACGACATCATTCGCATCGAGGACGAGTTCGGCCGCGGCTGA